A region of Panicum virgatum strain AP13 chromosome 8N, P.virgatum_v5, whole genome shotgun sequence DNA encodes the following proteins:
- the LOC120684347 gene encoding probable F-box protein At2g36090: MAAGVGGGLGATGFAAGAAAGTATATAIEDLPADVLALVLRRLDGASLAAVGCACAGLRGLAADPATWRGLCLAMWPSVRGVPLRGGGHRALFADAFPFPAAAAVPPGAAAPRSLPARLVSAVDLHHGGACILSRVVETDAASDWFLGAPFRVDALVQEGFSAPSAVAPADLALSWILVDPATGRALNASSRRPVSVDRKWLTGDTVARFAVVLGGGVALEAAVVCDERYGHVREVSLCAEDGDGGGVSGRDALAAVAAAMAGARRGHRGAEDETRLRYEEFVRGKRARKEWKARRDSMLDLCCSGVGAAAFLGFLVMLTLR, from the coding sequence atggccgccggcgtgggcggTGGTCTCGGGGCGACGggcttcgccgccggcgccgcggcggggacggcgacggcgacggccatcGAGGACCTCCCGGCGGACGTCCTGGCGCTCGTGCTCCGGCGCCTCGACGGCGCGTCGCTGGCCGCCGTcgggtgcgcgtgcgcgggcctccgcggcctcgccgccgacccggCCACCTGGCGCGGGCTCTGCCTCGCCATGTGGCCGTCGGTCCGCGGCGTCCcgttgcgcggcggcgggcaccgCGCGCTCttcgccgacgccttcccgttcccggctgccgcggccgtccccccgggcgcggcggcgccgcggtccCTGCCGGCGCGCCTCGTCTCGGCCGTGGACCTGCACCACGGCGGCGCCTGCATCCTGTCCCGCGTCGTGGAGACGGACGCCGCGTCGGACTGGTTCCTGGGCGCCCCGTTCCGCGTCGACGCGCTCGTGCAGGAGGGCTTCTCGGCGCCGTCCGCGGTCGCGCCCGCGGACCTGGCGCTCAGCTGGATCCTCGTCGACCCGGCCACCGGCCGCGCCCTGAACGCGTCCAGCCGCCGCCCCGTCTCCGTCGACCGCAAGTGGCTCACGGGGGACACCGTGGCGCGGTTCGCCGtcgtgctcggcggcggcgtggccctgGAGGCCGCCGTCGTCTGCGACGAGCGCTACGGCCACGTCCGGGAGGTGAGCCTGTGCGcggaggacggcgacggcggcggggtcaGCGGCCgggacgcgctcgccgcggtcgccgcggccatggcgggcgcgaGGCGGGGCCACCGCGGCGCGGAGGACGAGACCAGGCTGCGGTACGAGGAGTTCGTCAGGGGGAAGAGGGCGCGCAAGGAGTGGAAGGCCAGGCGGGACAGCATGCTCGACCTCTGCTGCTCCGgcgtcggggcggcggcgttcctcGGCTTCCTCGTCATGCTCACGCTCCGGTGA